A genomic stretch from Desulfotignum balticum DSM 7044 includes:
- a CDS encoding sigma-54-dependent transcriptional regulator: MKKAVLTQTERHFFKTVHNAAFANPFSELRERLDQKIAGLFPSAARRKSKDMCVLEVDRQLKKLARQNRGNINQYTGEDREVLRVVYLFDVFHKFRDRFDQLIQDQITAQDEPVPVDFVDEAREMMKEKGFSTARFYHYFALSFQLRRAFYFISNTLVGASPCMKTFKKHLWYNVFTYNIGLYDQHLWNRMEDFSTLLLGETGTGKGTAARAIGMSGFIPFDIKQRCFVQSFTRAFSSLNLSQYPETLLESELFGHTKGAFTGAVEDYQGVLDRCSPHGAILLDEIGEIPDHIQVKLLRVLQERTFTPVGAHGLSRFNGRVIAATNRPKKEIMDGRVFREDFYYRLCSDIIEVPPLHTRIQQDPAELDTLLDFTVTRMLGLASPKITTKIKRIIDRRLGNHYSWPGNVRELEQCVRSVLLRRDYLGKQAPEDVSLSSFLCQGIQAQDLPVSDLLSGYCTLLYETLGTYEKVAQKTGLDRRTVKKYIMTHKQT; encoded by the coding sequence ATGAAAAAAGCCGTACTGACCCAGACCGAGCGCCATTTTTTCAAAACCGTCCACAACGCGGCCTTTGCCAACCCGTTCAGTGAACTGCGGGAACGCCTGGATCAGAAAATCGCCGGACTGTTCCCGTCTGCGGCCCGCCGGAAAAGCAAGGACATGTGCGTGCTGGAAGTGGACCGGCAGCTCAAAAAACTGGCCCGCCAGAACCGGGGCAACATCAACCAGTACACGGGAGAGGACCGGGAAGTGCTGCGGGTGGTGTATCTGTTCGATGTGTTCCATAAATTCCGGGACCGGTTTGATCAGCTGATCCAGGATCAGATCACGGCCCAGGATGAGCCCGTGCCCGTGGATTTTGTGGATGAAGCCCGGGAAATGATGAAGGAAAAAGGGTTTTCCACGGCCCGGTTTTACCATTATTTTGCCCTGTCTTTTCAACTGCGCCGGGCATTTTATTTTATCTCAAACACCCTGGTGGGTGCCAGCCCCTGTATGAAAACCTTTAAAAAACACCTCTGGTACAACGTGTTTACCTACAATATCGGGCTGTATGACCAGCATCTGTGGAACCGGATGGAAGATTTCTCCACACTGCTTTTAGGAGAGACGGGCACGGGAAAAGGCACAGCCGCCAGAGCCATCGGCATGAGCGGATTCATTCCCTTTGACATAAAACAAAGGTGTTTTGTTCAAAGTTTCACCCGGGCGTTTTCCTCATTAAACCTGTCCCAGTATCCGGAAACCCTTTTGGAATCCGAACTGTTCGGCCACACCAAAGGGGCATTCACCGGGGCCGTGGAAGATTACCAGGGAGTGCTGGACCGGTGCAGCCCCCATGGTGCCATTCTTTTAGATGAAATCGGAGAGATCCCGGACCATATTCAGGTCAAACTGCTGCGGGTGCTCCAGGAACGCACCTTTACCCCCGTGGGTGCCCATGGGCTGTCCCGGTTCAACGGCCGGGTCATTGCCGCCACCAACCGCCCGAAAAAAGAGATCATGGACGGCCGGGTCTTTAGAGAAGATTTCTATTACCGGCTGTGCTCGGACATCATTGAAGTACCGCCCCTGCACACCCGGATTCAACAGGATCCGGCCGAACTGGACACCCTCCTGGATTTCACGGTCACCCGCATGCTCGGCCTGGCGTCACCGAAAATCACGACCAAAATCAAAAGAATTATTGACCGCCGCTTGGGAAACCATTATAGCTGGCCTGGGAATGTCCGGGAACTGGAGCAATGTGTGAGAAGCGTGCTGCTCCGAAGAGATTACTTAGGCAAACAGGCGCCCGAAGATGTGTCTCTTTCCAGTTTTCTGTGTCAGGGCATTCAGGCCCAGGATCTGCCGGTTTCCGACCTGTTGTCCGGATACTGCACCCTGTTGTATGAAACTTTGGGCACCTATGAAAAAGTGGCCCAAAAAACCGGGCTGGACAGACGAACGGTCAAAAAATATATCATGACCCACAAACAGACATAA
- a CDS encoding acyltransferase — MFSFLPSPLKGAVSFLIYLINTILLTVPLILISLLKFILPFQPVVVILDRILMGIAGLWIYINSVNTDLFCKIDWDVRGLDKLTPRQWYLVLSNHQSWVDILVLQKTLRKKVPMLKFFLKKELIWVPFLGLAWWALDFPFMKRYSREFLAKNPHMKGKDLESTRKACQKFKHTPVSIMNFVEGTRYTPEKAKTSAFSHLLTPKAGGIAFVLGSMDQCLNHILDVTIVYPDRVPSFWSFISGKTRKIIVDCQLLEIGWQIKGDYFNDPVFKAQFCEWLNQLWQEKDRKIEHLLSS; from the coding sequence ATGTTTTCTTTTCTGCCATCACCGCTGAAAGGTGCGGTATCTTTTTTGATTTACCTGATCAACACCATTTTGCTCACTGTGCCGTTGATACTGATTTCCCTGCTCAAATTCATTCTGCCGTTTCAACCGGTGGTGGTGATCCTGGACCGGATACTCATGGGCATTGCCGGACTGTGGATTTACATCAATTCCGTCAACACGGACCTGTTTTGCAAAATCGACTGGGATGTCCGGGGGCTGGACAAACTGACACCCAGGCAATGGTATCTGGTGCTGTCCAATCATCAGTCCTGGGTGGATATTCTGGTGCTTCAGAAAACATTGCGCAAAAAAGTCCCCATGCTTAAATTTTTTTTGAAAAAAGAGCTGATCTGGGTCCCGTTTCTGGGGCTGGCCTGGTGGGCCCTGGATTTTCCGTTCATGAAACGCTATTCCAGGGAATTTCTGGCTAAAAACCCCCATATGAAGGGGAAAGATCTGGAAAGTACCCGAAAAGCCTGTCAAAAATTCAAACACACCCCCGTGTCCATCATGAATTTTGTGGAAGGCACCCGGTACACCCCGGAAAAAGCGAAAACATCCGCGTTTTCACATCTTTTGACCCCTAAAGCCGGCGGCATCGCCTTTGTTCTGGGATCCATGGATCAATGCCTCAATCACATTCTGGATGTCACCATTGTTTATCCGGACCGGGTGCCGAGCTTCTGGTCATTCATATCCGGTAAAACCCGAAAAATCATTGTGGATTGTCAATTGCTGGAAATCGGATGGCAGATCAAAGGGGATTATTTCAATGATCCGGTTTTCAAGGCACAGTTCTGTGAATGGCTCAACCAGTTGTGGCAGGAAAAAGACCGGAAAATCGAACACCTGCTTTCTTCTTAG